The nucleotide sequence GTCGATGATGACAGGGGGCTCTCCTCCCTCTGTCCCCTCAGTGTCCATGGCCACAGCCCCTTTGGCTGTCCAGGCGACCTGGTACTCGCCTGTTGGGCCGTCGATGTTTTCCAGCAGAAGCTGGATGCTGGATTCATCACCCTGGGCCAGGTAGCGGGGCAGGGCCGGGGAGACCACCACCGGATTATTGATCTGCATATCACGGCTGGCTGAGCCCAGTTTGTCCTGGGACCAGGCCACGCTCATGAGACGCACTCTGCCGTTGAAGTCAGGGATCTCCAGGGGAACTGTGGCCATGCCATCCTCTCCGGCCTGGACCACCCCGGAAAAGAGGGAGACCACCTTGATGTTGGACTCAGGGGCACCGCGGAGCCCGTTTTCACCGGCACCGCTGCGCAGGACAAGGGGCTTGCTCTCTGGCGGGGCGATCAGCTGTCCGTAGAGATCGCGAACCTCCAGACCCAGTTGCTGTTTATTAAAGAACCAGGCCAGTGGGTCTGGCGAGACAAAATTGGTGAGACGCAGGACGCCGTCATCCACCGCAGCCAGGGTCAGATGCACTGTTTCACCGGGGACAGCATCTTTAATCTCCACCGGCACCTTGAGGGTCTGGCGGGGATGAATTTTATCCGGGGTCTTAATGGCGACCTGGAGGCGCTGGGCAGCCGGATCAACATTGAGCCAGACCAGACCTACGGCTCGATCTGCGCCCTTCTTCTGATCCTTACCAGGCCGGTAGACCGTGACCAAGGCATAGACACCTGCGCCCCAGTCCGCTTTGACCGGGATCTCCAGGGCATCCTCTCCCTCAGCAAGGGAGAGGTTCTTGGCATCGTGGATGGAGCTATTGGCCAGAATCAGACTTGCCTGGCCTGGGTACGGTGATTTAATGGTCAGCCGGGCCGTCTCGCCGACTTGGTATTGCTGTCGATCCAGCTCCACCTTGACCGCATCCGGGGTGTCGCTCTGGCCGATGAGCTGTTCGCCTGCGGTAAAACGAAAGGCCGTGACCAGTTCTGCCTCCTTATTGAGCAGTTCCAGCCGATACACACCCCGAGCAACGGGCAGGGCCAGGGGGAGCTCCCCGGTCTTTTTCCAACTGACTTGATCCCGTGCTTCTTCGTGATCACGGACGATCCGCTCGTAGCCCCAGTTTCCGTCCTTCTGGAACCACTGGTAATCAACCTCTTCCCGGATAAGCCGGTAGCTGAGGGAGCCTTTTTCCTGGGGCAGGCCCTTGCTGTCCAGGGCAATGAGCGAGAATTTTGCCGTGCTGTCGGCCTGGACTTGTTCATCCTGGAAGCCCGGTTGCACGCCCAGATATTCTGGGAGATGTCGCACCGGCACCCCGGTGGTCGCAGCAACGGTTCTGCCATCAATGTCCATGACCTCGGCCTGGACCACGGCCTTGAGGGGCTGGCGGGTGGTCTCCTGCTGGCCGTTGAGTTGCAGGACCAGGGTACCGCGTCCCTGGGCATCGGTTCGGATGTCCGGGAGCTCAATTTCTCCGATACCCGGTTCTTCGCCTGCCCTGCCAAAGAAGAAATTGGCAAAATCAGCAAAGGGATGGGGATCATACTGGAGTCGCATCCGGGCCTGAACCCGCAGGTCCGAGCCTGGCGAACCGTAGAGGTAATCGGCCTGGACCACGGCCTTGGCTCCTTCCTTGGGGGTCAGGATGCCCTCGGGCTCCATGCGGGCCTCCAGGCGAGGTGGTTTAAAGGATTTGACCAGGAAGCTGACCTGGCCCACGGATTTTTCCTTCACATCCAGGTAGAGGGCGGCGGTCCAGGAACCGGAACGGGCCGAGTCGGGCAGGTTGATGGTCTCGCTATAGCCGCCAGCAGCGTCGGGCTGAAGGATTCGTTCCAGCTTGATCTTGGCATTGGGGCCTTTCAGGCGCAGGGTCAGGGGCGGTGCATCGATGGCCCGGCCTAACTCATCTCGTACCAGGGCCACCACGTTAACGGTTTCCCCAGGGCGATAGATCCCCCGCTCGGTGTAGACAAAGGCATCCACCGGGCCTGGGGCAGCGCGTCCGCCCACCCCCCGGTCACTGAAGTCAAAGGGGGCCTGTTGGAGCTGGAGAAAGGTGAATCCCTGTCTGCTGTCCATGGAGACTAACTGCACAGCGGCCTGACCGCCCTTGCCGCGCAGCAGACCTGGGGCAAAACGGACCAGGCCTTTTTCATCTGTGGTTAGGGTGCCCAGCGGGGTATTATTACGGGCAGTAAGGGTGATATCTACCCCGGCCAGGGGCAGGGCCGTGTCCAGGCTGCGGGCCATGACCGTCAGTCCGTCATTGCCCTGATAGGTGGTGAGGCCGATATTGGTCTTGACCAGCCATTGACTGGCTGCTCCCTGCCAGCGTTTCGGTGTGGTGTTGCCGTCCTCGGCAATGAGGATGTAGAGGCCAGGGGCGGCAATGGCCTGCTTGGGCAGGGCCAGGTCACTGACCTTTTTCTCATCCTCGTTCGCCGTGATACCTGTTGTCCCCTCCCAAACCAGCTCGCCCTCCCGGTTTTTGATGGTCTCCAGCTCGTACTCATTGAGCTTGCGGCGAAAGGCATTGCTGACAAATTCCCCCAGGATATTCCGTTCATGGATACGATAGAGACGCAGCTTGACCTTGTTCACATTGACGGTATGCAGCCCCACAGCCCCAGAGGCATCAGCCAGGATATAATCGTTTTGGTTGAACCAGAGCTGAGACGGACTATGGCCGGTGGCAATGTTGAAAGCCGCTGTGTCCATGAGCTCCCTGTTCCGGCCTTTCAGCCCCTTGCGCAGGGTGACCTCATAGGTGGTGCCGTAGGATGCCCCGCCAATGCAGAGTTTATGGTATTCGACATAGAAATCTGCGTTCAGGGCGGGAGAGACCCGGACATAATCGCCATAATGGGCCTGCTCCGGGTTGAGCAGATCGTCATTGACTCCGATACAGAGCCGGGGATGGCCAGAGCTGCTATCTGCGGTGTAGCTCTGGATGAGCAGCTTTCGGTCCTCATTCTGCTTGATCCGCAGCCGGGCCAGCCTTTCTGCATTCTCAGGGCTGCTCTTCAGCTTATTGAGGCGCTCATAGAAGTCAATGGCAACCGGGGTCCAATTATGGTAGGAGGTGGTGCGTTTTTCCAGGGCCATAGCGGTGAGCAAGAGGGCCTCTGCCCGCAGGGCATCGCTATTCGCCGCAGTATTTATAGCTGCATAGGCCAGCCAGCCGCTCTGACTGGCCCGTTTCCAGTCCTTGGCGCAGCTGCTTGCCCTTGCCACGGCAAGCCAGAGCTCGGCATCGGGTTGGCCAGAAAAGAGGGCTGCCTGCCGATACAGAGGGATGGCGGCAGCGCATTGTCGCGCCCCGACCATGACATCTGCGGCCCGGCGGAGGAGGTCCGCTTCCTGAGGCTTAGGAGGCAGGTTACCCCTGGCCGTATAGAGTGGCGTAAGTTTGCTGGCTTCCTTACCTAGGGTAATGAGGGTGTAGTCCTTGGCCTGGCCAGTGCCCGCGAAAAGCACGGCCTGGAGAAGAAGGAGTGCTAGTGCAAGGAGAGTCTTGTTCATGGGAGGCTCCATTGAGAAACAGGGGGAAACGGTTCGGGCTACGCTTGGGACAGCAGGGAAGTGCTGTTTTACTGTCTTATAGTGGAGCCCTGTTGCTTTACACTGAGAAAATGGGTGCGTATGTCTTGATATTATTTTCTTAAACACAGCAGGAGGGGCTTGGCAAGGACAAAATGCCTTGCAGACCATATGGGGCATAGGAGAGGCAGGCAGGAAAACAAGAGCCTGTCTTATCTGTACTGTTATGACCTCTCCTTTTCTCTCCCCAAGAAATTAATCGCTTGCTACCCCCTATGAATATTGCTACCCCCTATGAATATTTATGCCATAAGATACCTGCTCCTCACTCTTTTCAGAGGAAAACGTATTATAGTGGTTAACAGGAGGAAATATGGATAAGATACGGTTATATTGCTGGCAGTTTGCCAACTGCAATCGTGAGCCCGGAGGCGAGAAGAGCTCATTCCCAGGTAAGCAAAGGATGGGGTCTGTTGTGATGATTTTATGAGAAAAATATTGTTGACCAGTCGTGGTTGAGGAGGAGATTATGGCGGAGAAGAAACTCTCTTTTTTTGAGCGCTACCTGAGCGTCTGGGTGCTGCTCTGTATCGGAGGCGGTATCCTGCTGGGCAAGGCTGTACCGGAAGCCGCAGCGGCCTTGAATGGTTTTGCTGTTTATCAGGTATCCATCCCCATTGCTGTCTGTCTTTTTTTTATGATGTACCCCATCATGGTCAAGATCGACTTTGCCCAGGTGCTGCGCTCAGCCAGGACACCTAAACCGGTGCTAATGACCCTCTTTATCAACTGGGCCATTAAGCCCTTTACCATGTTTGCCATTGCCTATTTCTTTTTGGGCTATCTGTTCAGGGGGTTCCTGCCCGGCACAGAAGTGCTGGCCAACGGTGAAGAAGTGGA is from Candidatus Electrothrix sp. GW3-4 and encodes:
- a CDS encoding alpha-2-macroglobulin; the encoded protein is MNKTLLALALLLLQAVLFAGTGQAKDYTLITLGKEASKLTPLYTARGNLPPKPQEADLLRRAADVMVGARQCAAAIPLYRQAALFSGQPDAELWLAVARASSCAKDWKRASQSGWLAYAAINTAANSDALRAEALLLTAMALEKRTTSYHNWTPVAIDFYERLNKLKSSPENAERLARLRIKQNEDRKLLIQSYTADSSSGHPRLCIGVNDDLLNPEQAHYGDYVRVSPALNADFYVEYHKLCIGGASYGTTYEVTLRKGLKGRNRELMDTAAFNIATGHSPSQLWFNQNDYILADASGAVGLHTVNVNKVKLRLYRIHERNILGEFVSNAFRRKLNEYELETIKNREGELVWEGTTGITANEDEKKVSDLALPKQAIAAPGLYILIAEDGNTTPKRWQGAASQWLVKTNIGLTTYQGNDGLTVMARSLDTALPLAGVDITLTARNNTPLGTLTTDEKGLVRFAPGLLRGKGGQAAVQLVSMDSRQGFTFLQLQQAPFDFSDRGVGGRAAPGPVDAFVYTERGIYRPGETVNVVALVRDELGRAIDAPPLTLRLKGPNAKIKLERILQPDAAGGYSETINLPDSARSGSWTAALYLDVKEKSVGQVSFLVKSFKPPRLEARMEPEGILTPKEGAKAVVQADYLYGSPGSDLRVQARMRLQYDPHPFADFANFFFGRAGEEPGIGEIELPDIRTDAQGRGTLVLQLNGQQETTRQPLKAVVQAEVMDIDGRTVAATTGVPVRHLPEYLGVQPGFQDEQVQADSTAKFSLIALDSKGLPQEKGSLSYRLIREEVDYQWFQKDGNWGYERIVRDHEEARDQVSWKKTGELPLALPVARGVYRLELLNKEAELVTAFRFTAGEQLIGQSDTPDAVKVELDRQQYQVGETARLTIKSPYPGQASLILANSSIHDAKNLSLAEGEDALEIPVKADWGAGVYALVTVYRPGKDQKKGADRAVGLVWLNVDPAAQRLQVAIKTPDKIHPRQTLKVPVEIKDAVPGETVHLTLAAVDDGVLRLTNFVSPDPLAWFFNKQQLGLEVRDLYGQLIAPPESKPLVLRSGAGENGLRGAPESNIKVVSLFSGVVQAGEDGMATVPLEIPDFNGRVRLMSVAWSQDKLGSASRDMQINNPVVVSPALPRYLAQGDESSIQLLLENIDGPTGEYQVAWTAKGAVAMDTEGTEGGEPPVIIDLAPGKRENLRFPVRADTIGAGSLHVQVKGPEGYTYSGDFPLNVRGKYLPTLERRSAKLDPGESVILDKKTLTGLFPETAKVGLTISSSPNLDVPGLLSQLDRYPYGCLEQLTSRALPLLSANLLAERFAAPLDKDLPGRVQEAIDRILQKQRGDGSFSLWWDSGSVKPWLSAYALDFLSRAQEKGYAVPEYFYRKGMLWLTDQVKNANNPQVQDLAPLAYAHWVLARTGQGRHEDARYLFDTWFQKIPSPLAKAQLAGALALLGDRSRATKGLKAAMEQANGDPASSWRNYGSRLRDLAGIIHVIADSGVTEVDPAPAWQELTRLFAQEKYLSTQEQAWLIMASLTLEPSSPLDLDIAEKAPAKPKKKEKEKPSLLARIKAVLSFDSTEQPPIEAAAPPQEDEETRPEPSTFFALQREGKALLNSPVTITNKGDKAVWLVTTLQGSPIETPAPVENGFTVFRDWYTTDGEPMPVDAIQQGELMVVTLQGEVKTGSDFQALLVDLLPAGFEIERPITERDTAFSWLKEQLTTNEYVDARDDRFIAAFDTKSLPRVEGNKKMSRFQSAYLVRAVTPGIYTLPPVEVEAMYRPEYRARGGVGMVIVSGVE